Proteins found in one Cervus canadensis isolate Bull #8, Minnesota chromosome 24, ASM1932006v1, whole genome shotgun sequence genomic segment:
- the PRSS56 gene encoding serine protease 56: MLLAALLLLLPPLPDPRSAHGHPLYMRVPPSTLQALSAQGTKVLQAAQRSAQWAVNRVAMEIQHRLHECRSCANHTTPCPAPGRPRPQAPLLQDSPEPGPCGERRPGDVNVTRAHGRIVGGKAAPPGAWPWLVRLQLGGQPLCGGVLVAASWVLTAAHCFAGAPNELLWTVTLAEGPRGEPAEEVQVNRIVPHPKFDPRTFHNDLALVQLWTPVSPTGAARPVCLPRKPQEPPAGTPCAIAGWGALFEDGPEAEAVREARVPLLSADTCRRALGPGLRPSSMLCAGYLAGGIDSCQGDSGGPLTCSEPGPRPKEVLYGVTSWGDGCGEPGKPGVYTRVAVFKDWLQEQMSASPFSREPSCRELLAWDPSEEPQTEAAPPCAFYAHLCLGPAGACARLAHQQCLQRRRRCELRSLAHTLLELLRGAQELFGPRPGVRRLAPAPARPAPSLRDPPRHPSREQRLHSGSSPRAAGPRFPKRRSERRGEVNGCPGLEPLRQKLATLQGTHAWILQVPPERLAMDFNEVLADLGSKTLTGLFRAWVWAGLGGRHVVFGGLVGLEPATLARSLPRLLLQALQAFRLAALAEAEPEGALKGSRQGRGLGRKGHHPLSPHMAPARWP; this comes from the exons ATGCTGCTGGccgcgctgctgctgctgctgccgcccctCCCAGACCCACGGTCTGCCCACGGGCACCCGCTGTACATGCGCGTGCCCCCCAGCACCCTGCAAG CTCTATCCGCCCAGGGGACGAAGGTGTTGCAGGCTGCCCAGAGAAGCGCCCAGTGGGCGGTGAATAGGGTGGCGATGGAGATTCAGCACAGACTGCACGAGTGCCGGAGCTGTGCCAACCATACCACCCCATGCCCTG CACCTGGGCGTCCCAGGCCTCAAGCCCCCCTCCTGCAGGATTCACCTGAGCCAG GGCCGTGTGGCGAGAGGCGCCCGGGCGACGTCAACGTGACGCGGGCGCACGGCCGCATTGTCGGGGGCAAGGCGGCACCGCCGGGGGCCTGGCCCTGGCTGGTGAGGCTGCAGCTCGGCGGGCAGCCTCTGTGCGGCGGCGTCCTGGTGGCCGCGTCCTGGGTGCTCACGGCGGCGCACTGCTTCGCGGG CGCCCCGAACGAGCTTCTGTGGACCGTGACGCTGGCCGAGGGACCCCGGGGGGAACCGGCGGAGGAGGTGCAGGTGAACCGCATCGTGCCCCACCCGAAG tttGACCCTCGGACCTTCCACAACGACCTGGCCCTGGTGCAGCTGTGGACTCCGGTGAGCCCGACGGGGGCTGCGCGCCCCGTGTGCCTGCCCCGGAAGCCCCAGGAGCCCCCCGCAGGAACTCCTTGCGCCATCGCGGGCTGGGGTGCCCTCTTCGAAG ATGGGCCAGAGGCCGAGGCAGTGAGGGAGGCCCGTGTGCCCCTGCTCAGCGCCGACACCTGCAGGAGGGCCCTGGGACCAGGGCTACGCCCCAGCAGCATGCTCTGTGCGGGCTACCTGGCCGGGGGCATCGATTCGTGCCAG GGTGACTCGGGAGGCCCCCTGACCTGTTCTGAGCCCGGCCCCCGCCCCAAGGAGGTTCTGTACGGGGTCACCTCCTGGGGGGACGGATGCGGggagccagggaagcctggggtctaCACCCGTGTGGCTGTGTTCAAGGACTGGCTCCAGGAGCAGATGAGCG CCTCTCCCTTCAGCCGCGAGCCCAGCTGCAGGGAGCTTCTGGCTTGGGACCCGTCGGAGGAACCGCAGACAGAGGCCGCCCCACCCTGCGCCTTCTACGCCCACCTATGCCTGGGGCCCGCGGGCGCCTGTGCGCGTCTGGCGCACCAGCAGTGTCTGCAGCGCCGGCGGCGATGTG AGCTGCGCTCGCTGGCGCACACCCTCCTGGAGCTCCTGCGAGGGGCCCAGGAGCTGTTCGGCCCGCGCCCGGGGGTGCGTCGCCTGGCACCAGCCCCGGCTCGCCCCGCTCCGTCGCTCCGGGATCCTCCCAGGCACCCCTCCCGAGAGCAGCGGCTGCACTCAG GATCGTCTCCCCGGGCTGCGGGCCCTCGGTTCCCTAAGCGGAGGTCGGAGCGGCGCGGGGAAGTGAATG GCTGCCCTGGGCTGGAGCCCCTGCGGCAGAAGCTGGCCACCCTCCAGGGCACCCACGCCTGGATCTTGCAGGTGCCCCCGGAGCGCCTGGCCATGGACTTTAACGAG GTCCTGGCAGATCTGGGCTCCAAGACACTAACCGGGCTCTTCCGAGCCTGGGTTTGGGCAGGCTTGGGGGGCCGGCATGTGGTCTTTGGTGGCCTGGTGGGTCTGGAGCCAGCCACACTGGCCCGAAGCCTTCCCCGGCTGCTGCTGCAGGCCCTGCAGGCCTTCCGCCTGGCAGCCCTGGCGGAGGCAGAGCCCGAGGGAGCCCTCAAGGGTTCAAGGCAGGGCCgagggctggggaggaaggggcaCCACCCACTCAGCCCTCACATGGCCCCAGCCAGGTGGCCCTGA